Part of the Tidjanibacter massiliensis genome is shown below.
GTCCGCCACGAGACGGAGCATCTGAAAATAAAGGTCATAGGCCTTGTCTATGCTGCCGACGAGATTCTTCTCCGACGTTATCATGGAGTCGCATCCCGACTTGAAATGCGAATAAAGGGCCTTTATAACTTTTATCCTCAGGAACCTGCGGCTGAACATATCTCTATCGTGGTTTCGTTTAGCGTCGGCAAAGATAATCATTTTTCCATGCAACGGATAAATAACCGCCGCCGATAAGACGTTTTGTGGACAAGAGGCTATCTTTGCGTAAAATTAGACGGACATATGGAATACGACCTCATCATAATCGGCGGCGGGGCTGCCGGACTCATGGCGGCAGGTACCGCCGCCTCGGCCGGAGCGAAAGTAGTCCTGCTGGAAAAAATGGAGAAACCCGCACGCAAAGTACGCATCACGGGCAAGGGACGCTGCAACCTGACGAATATCAGACCCGCCGAAGAGTTCCTCGCAAAGATACAGGCCAACCAGGAGTTCTTCGCCCCTGCCTATGCGGAGTTCGACAACAGGGCACTCGTAAAATTCTTCGAGAGGCTCGGGGTACGGCTCTCCACCGAACAGGGCGGACGCGTATTCCCCAAAAGCGGCAAGGCATGGGATATCGCCGAAGCACTCGTGGAGTGGTGTCGGGAGGCGGGCGTGGAGATAATCTGTCATGCGGCCGTCTGCGAGATACTGCTGCTCGGCAACCGGGTGCGCGGCGTCAATTACAAGACGAAAAAGGGATTCCTCCGACGGGCGGAAGCCCCGGCCGTCGTTCTCTGTACGGGAGGCGCCTCCTACCCGGCCACAGGTTCCACGGGTGACGGATACGCTCTGGCCCATGCCCTCGGGCATACCATCGAACCCATCCGGCCATCGCTCGTCCCGCTGGAGACCTCCATGCCCGACCGGGAGTTTCTGTACGGACTACATCTGCGGAACATATCCGCCAAACTTCTTCTGGACGGAACGGCCGTCGCAGAGGAGTTCGGGGAGATGTCCTTTTCGCCGCGCGGCGTAGAGGGGGCCGTCGTACTGCGCATGAGCCGGACAGCCGTAGATGCCCTGATAGAGGGGCACCGGGTAGAGCTGTCTGTCGACCTCAAACCGGCGCTGGACGAGGCCACCCTGCGTGAACGTATCGGACGGGAGACCGGCGAGCTCGGTCCGGAAGCCCCGATGGCCGACCTGCTGCGCCGGCTCGTCCCGAAAGAACTGGTGATGCCGATAGCCAAAGCCGTCGGCGGACATCCGAAACGGCTCCTTCGGCAGGCCGCTCCGGAGATGGCGGAAACATTGATAAGGACACTGAAGGATTTCCGCATTCCTGTCAGCGACTACCGCCCGTTCGAAGAGGCCATAGTTACCGCAGGTGGCATAACGGTCAGTGAAGTCAATCCCGCCACGATGGAGTCGAGGCTGGTACGGGGATTGTATTTCGCAGGGGAAGTGCTCGACCTCGACGCCAACACCGGCGGTTACAACCTCCAGATAGCCTTCTCCACAGGCCGTCTGGCCGGCCGGCTTAAACACGAGGAATAGATGCCAGGAGCGAGAGACTACATCTTCAACGCTTTCATGCACGCAGCCTCCTGTTGCCGGCTACGCCATTTCCGGGGACATGGCGTTCACTCGCCTTTTGCCTACGGTTTGGTTCGGAATATCTACATGAAACGCCGGCACCTCCCTGCAAAAGGCAGCGTCTATTCGGCTCTCAGGGAACATGGCGGTACCGTACGGCAGGCCAGCCTGATACAGGCTCTATACGACTATCTGGTATGCCGGCAATGCTGCATAGACGCAGAACCTGTCGCGGAAAGCCCCGCAAGGGAAGACGGAGGAAGTATGGAGGTTTTCACGACGGCGACGACCGTCGGCAATGAAACGCTGCCCGCCCCCGGGCACATCGTCTGCCTGCTCTCTCCTGCCAAAGGAAAAGCTCGTTACCGCGGGTGTATGAAGGCGGTAAGCAACCACAGAGGAATGAGCATCGATTGTCGGACAGTCATCTTTCTTTTCGGTTCCGACGGCCTGAACAATGAACACATAAAACTCTGAAACGATGAAAATATATACCAAAGGCGGCGACCAAGGGAGTACCTCCCTCATCGGCGGAGAACGCGTCCCGAAATACGACGTCCGGGTGGAGGCCTACGGTTCCATCGACGAACTCTCCGCCCAGACGGCCATGCTCCGGGACATGTTGAACGGTGAGGACGTTACACAGTTCGACGACGACCTGATTGTCATATCGAGACTGCTGATGCACACCGAATCGCTGATGGCCCTTGGGCATGGCAGCGAAGATAAGGTAAAAGACCTCAACGGCGCTGACATCGGATTTCTCGAAAAACGAATCGACGAAATCAGCGCCGTCCTGCCGCCGATAGAGCGGTTCACCCTGCCGGGCGGACACATCGTCGTATCGCAGGCCCACATCTGCCGTACCGTCTGCCGCAGGGCCGAACGCCAGGCCTGTCGCGCTGCCGCGCAGTACCCCATCTCTTCCAATGCGCTCATGTTCCTGAACAGACTGTCGGACTACTTTTACGTACTCGGACGAAGACTCGCCATGCTCCTCGGCGCAGAGGAAATCCTGTGGGAACCCTGAAGGCCGGCGACAAATGCCCTCTTTACCGGACAGACGCGCAATAAGCCTCCGGGCAAATACGTTACGATAAGGCATAAGACAAAAGCCAAGAAAATCAGTGCCCATTGATGAGAGGGAGTTGCATATTGAAAATTTTTTTATACATTCGCATCCTTGTAGGATTGAGTGACAACTTAAATACAGGCAAATTATGTATTGGACATTAGAACTCGCATCCAAATTGGAAGATGCGCCGTGGCCTGCCACAAAAGACGAATTGATAGATTACGCGGTCCGTTCCGGCGCTCCGCTTGAAGTCATAGAGAACCTGAACGAGATTGAGGACGAGGGCGACATCTACGAAAGCATCGAAGACATCTGGCCTGACTACCCCAGCAAAGACGACTTCTTCTTCAACGAGGAGGAATATTGATTATATAAAGCTGACACTTGCTCGTTGATTGGCAGAGAAACGAACAAATGTGCCCGACACAGTGTGTCGGGCACATTTTATTTAGGCAGTTTCACGACTACGAAGCTAACGAACAAGTACATAATTAAGACGGCGCAAAAAGCCTTCCAAAAGCCGACAGGGCTATCGGGCTGTACAAAGCACCCGCTACAAGCGTCACCGGAAGACATATCCCATCACACGTCATCGGCAGGATTTAAGATATCGGTGCATTTTTGTAAAAGCGCATGATTTCGGCACATCGAACACACAGGCAGCTAATTGACGTGTTTTCGGTAAATATGTATGATACGGAATCGAGGCAGGCAGGAAGCACTTGCCATTGAGGGCGTAAACGGGGAGACGGAGGATATTGATATAGTTGAGTTACTCCTCAAAACACTTGGAAAAGGAGAAATTCTTCCGTATGGCATCGGAAATATCGTAGTCATCGAGTTGGCCAAATTCGATGTCCGACACCCGGACATTGGTATGCCGCTCTGCCGGATGGGCCAACGTCAGGTTTCTGCCGTAATTCTCCCGAACATTGTGTCTGGTCAGGAATGTGAAATATTCGGCTCCTTTATTCGATGCGAGCAGACATGGAAAGCCCGCAGCACCGGCTTCGAGAAGAACTTGCCCGACTCCTGCAACAAAAAGGTATCTGTCCGCATTCTTTTTCAGAAATTCCCTTGTGTTGATGGCTCCGGGTGCAAACACGTCGGGGCGCAGGGTATATCGGCGTTTCAGTCTCTTGGTCATGGAGCTGTTCTCAGACATCCCCGCAATCTCGAAAGGAATATTGCGGGTGGCACAGAACTCGATGGCTGCACACAGTCGCATGAACTTGTCTTTCTGCAGTCGGCTTATGATAAGAGCCTTACGCTGACCGCAATAGTTCCACACCGGCACTCCGGCATCTATTCCGTTGGGCAAAGTCAGATGGTATCCGAGATTTGCGTAATCAATGGTGAACAGACGGTCAGAAATGACTATTCTGTAATTCAAACTCTGGAGCCTCGATGTATCCATCCCGATAATTTCACCGTGTACGACGCAGCCATGGGTATAGACAGTAAGGGACACGAGCTATGGAATGACTTAAACTTTCGTTTTCTGAAATTCTTTTTAGCAACAGGTGCCGGTGCCGCCAATTATTCGCCGGCGGCCTCCGGCAACATACGCAACCGTTGCTGCGCGATTTTCTTCCGGGAAAAAGGAAGGGCGGCCCGAAAAGCCGCCCTTTATCCCTTTCGTTCCGACGGAAACGGATACCGCTACCTTTTGGCAAGGTCGTGGTCTACACAGTAGAGACCGTGCACGCCGAATACATTGAACTTGTCGAGAATGGCCTGTGCATTCTCCTCCTCCTCGACCTGTTCGTTCACGAACCACCGGAGGAACTCCTGCGTAGCCTTGTCGTTTTCGGCTATCGCCACGTCCATCAGATTATCGATAAGTTCCGAAACATGGCATTCGTGTTTGTACACATGCTCGAACACGGCCTTGGGTTCCGCCCAGGTACCGGGAACGGCGTCTATCGAGCTTATCTTCATCTCTCCGCCGCGCGTAACGCCGAACTCGATGAGTTTGTTGGCATGCTCCAGCTCCTCTTCGGCCTGTTTCTTCATCCAATGAGCGCAGCCGGCCAACCCCATGCTCTGGAAATAGATTGCCATCGACGAGTAAAGGTTCGCAGACCACATCTCCGCCTTTATCTGTTCATTGAACGCATCGGTAAGTCTTTTCGTAAATTTCATAACGCTCTGTTTTATGATTGATAACTTTTTCCGGGACAAATATAATGAACATTACCAGAACATGTCCGCCGGTTGAAATAATCATTTTTTATACGCCTATCACATCCTTTTATATTCCGGCCGTTCCGAACAATACTCCGTCATTTACCAAACGCACTACTACCGACAGTCCCCCGAACGAAGCCTTTTCGGAGGCGACCTGCGGCCGGGTCATCCAGCGGCAAAAAACGAACGAACAAAACATCTTTCCCGGAAAAGCGTTACCTTTGCACAAACATCAGATGATATGATGATGGAGAATCCGGCCATACGGAAAAAATCGCTGGCTGAAGAGTTGGCGGCACGACTCCAGGAACAGATTGCCGCAGGCATTTTCGGCATCGGAGAGAAACTTCCCCCCGAACCGGAACTGATGCGCATCTTCGGAGTCAGCCGTTCCACGGTACGCGAAGCCGTCCGGATACTCTCCGACATGGGGCTCCTCCGGGTACGTCAGGGAGCCGGGACATTCGTCGTAAGCCGGAACGCACCGGACCTCATGACGCAGCGCCTGAAACGGGCCGACATCCGGGAGCTGGACGAAGTACGGCGAATCCTCGAAGCGGCCATCGTCGAAAAGGCCGCTGAAAGGTATACGGAGCAGGATGCCTTCAGAATGAAGGCCTACCTGTCCGAACGGAAAGAGGCGGCCGAAACGGGCCGGCTAGAACAGTGCATAGACGCCGACGTGAACTTCCACGCGACTATAGCCGAAGCGACGCATAACGAAATTCTGAGCGGACTCTACCGGGCGACCGCAATCCATCTGCGGGACGGCTTCAAACGTATCTATGCGGATACGGGCTACCTGCTCGCATCGCAGCCCTCCCACGACCGGCTGGCCGCCTTCATCCTGGCACACGACACCCGAAACGCTCTGAAAACGATACGTATCATTCTGGAGGAACCGTAATGCCATGAATCCCGCAACCAGACATCTTTCCGCTCCGGCATGTGCACCGACAGGGAGCGCTACCGTGTACCCGATACTCTTCATGGTCAGCACCGCACACCTGCTCAACGACATGATGCAATCGGTAATACCGGCTGTCTACCCTCTCCTCAAAGATAATTTCGGCTTCACCTTCACCCAGATAGGCATCATCACGCTGGTGTTTCAGATGACCTCCTCGCTCCTGCAGCCCCTCATGGGACGTTACGCCGACCTGCACCCGAGACCCTACTCGCTGGCTGTGGGGATGTGCTTCACCCTCACCGGACTGCTCACGCTCGCAACGGCACACGGCTTTCTCTCCATCCTGCTCGCCGTCGCGCTTATCGGTTGGGGTTCGTCGGTCTTCCATCCCGAATCGTCGCGCGTCGCCCAACTCGCCTCGGGCGGGCGGAAAGGGTTGGCCCAATCCATCTTTCAGGTCGGCGGCAATGCGGGGAGCGCCATGGGACCGCTGTTGGCCGCACTCATCGTCATTCCCTTCGGGCAAACCTCCATCGGATGGTTCGCCCTCGCCGCTTTGCTCGCCATTCTGCTGCTGAAACGCATCGGCGACTGGTACAAGGGAGAACTCGCGGCCGCACCGTACCGTACGGCGGCTACGGCATCCCGGCCATACGAACTGCCCAAACGGAAAGTACGCACCGCCATGGTCATCCTGACGGTACTCGTATTCTCCAAATACTTCTATATTGCCTGCATGACGAACTACTTCACCTTCTTTCTCATGGACAAGTTCGCCGTTTCGGTACAGGATGCACAATACTGCCTGTTCGGGTTCCTCGCCGCATCGGCGGCAGGCACGGTCATCGGCGGCCCGCTGGGCGACCGTTTCGGAAGAAAGTATGTGATATGGGGCTCCATTCTGGGAGCAGCCCCCTTCGCCCTGCTGCTGCCCTATGCCAATCTGTCCGGGACAATCGCGCTTGCGGTCATCATCGGGTTCGTCATCTCATCGGCTTTCTCGGCCATCCTCGTCTATGCGACCGACCTGATGCCCGGCAAGGTAGGACTGGTGTCCGGCATCTTCTTCGGACTCATGTTCGGACTGGGCGGCATCGGTTCCGCCTTCTTCGGGTGGCTCGCCGACCGGACGAATATCGAATTCATCTTCCGCGTCAGTACCCTGCTGCCGTTGCTCGGCGTCATCACCGGCTTCCTGCCGAACATCGAAAAGAGACGCAAACCATGAACAAAACACAAACAAATAAGACTGCCATGACGAAAACCGATTTCACACCGACAACACCACCCTTGGCCCGGCCCGTGCACTATACCTGCCGCTATCAATCACCGCTGGGAGGCATCATGATTGCCGCCGACAGCGAAGGGCTGACCGGTCTTTGGTTCGACGGACAGAAATATTTTGCCGCTACGCTCTCCCCTGCCTGCGAATCCCGGCCTCTGCCGCTTTTTGAAGAGACGAGGAGGTGGCTCGACCTCTATTTCAGCGGGAAGAATCCCGGATACCTGCCGCCGCTCCACCTCACAGGGACGCCTTTCCGCATGGCCGTATGGGAAATCCTGTGCAGTATCCCGTACGGACAGACCGTTACGTACGGTGAAATCGCCCGGAAGGTCGCACGGCAAAACGGAAAGACCGCCCTGTCGGCGCAAGCCGTAGGCAACGCGGTGGGGCACAATCCGGTCAGCATCATCGTACCCTGCCACCGGGTCATAGGCAGCAACGGCAGCCTGACGGGTTATGCAGGCGGTATTGCACGGAAAACGGCGCTTCTTACACTCGAACAGGCGGATTTGACCGGAACCTTCGTTCCCCGCAAAGGTACTGCCCTGTAAACCGGACAGCTCCGCTTCCGGCTGCCCGGCCGTCGAGAAAATACTCGCAGCGACCGCAATGAGAAAGGGCTATGCGGGCTGGTCGCCGGAAGCCGTAGTCAGATATATCGAATCTCTGTATTCCGAAGGCGACATGCCGGTCTGGCGGCGAAAATAACGGCTGAGTGCCGACTGGTTCCGGAAGCCGAGCTCCTTGACCAGCTCTTTGATATCGACATTGGCGTTACGGAGCAGGGCCTTCATCTCGATGATGACGAAATCGGCGATGCACTGCCGCGCCGAACGTCCCGTCACCTGCGTCGCTATCAAGGTCAGGTACTTGGGCGTTATGCACAGCTTGTCGGCATAGAACGAAACTTCGCGGGCCGTCTTGTAATACTCGGCGATAAGCATCGAGAAGTTGAAGATAATCTGCTCCTTATGGGTGAAATTATACAGTTTGTGCACCTGTGGATTCTCCCGGTAATCGACATACAAATCCCAGAAGAAGGAGCGCAGCAGATGGATGGAGGTTTCCCGTCTGTATGCGGGCTTCTTATGCTCCATCCTGAAGTTCAGCGAATCGCACCATAAATTATAACGCCGCACTTCGTTTTCCGTAAAATGGAAACAGAAATGTTTCCGCATATAGAAGTAGAAATCGGGCGTCATCCGGCATACACCGCTCATGATATCCATGAAAAGCACCCGGTCCACCTTGAAAAACCGCATGGAAAAATCGGCGCTCCTGTCGTGCAGCGACGCGAACTGCAGGGGCAGTATCACGACCATGTCGTCGCAGTACACCCGACTCGAATAGTCGAACAGTTCGATGACGGCACTTCCGCCGGTGCAGAGTCCGACCATCCCCTCGGCCAGATAGGTCGGTTCAGTACCTATGGGCAACCGCGAAAGGTCCTCTAAAATAATATGGGAAGTATGAGTGGCAACACGTTTATCAATACCGGAATTCATAGGTTAAGTTAGGTCAGGTCAGGGAAAGGTTTTACGGTATAATGATGTAAAGGTAAATATTTGATATGCCCCTTTTGGAATCTTCTCCCAAAATGGACGCTATATTAGAAATAAAGACAACAAATACGTTCTTTCTCCCCGAAGGATGTTAAGCAGATAAACGATATTGAATAGCATCACCGTGTACGCCATGCATTCCGGAATCCCCACGGTCACCATCTTCCGGCCGGAAAGGCACCGCTGCATGTCCTCCGTTCATACCGCCGGGCCTCCCGATTCCGCTACGGAACCCGATTACCGTAATTACGGATACTATTCCGGTCGTTTCCGGCGGAAACCGGCCCGTATTTTGACGGATTTAAAGTCATTATAACCGAAAATGACGACCCAAATGAAAGCGGCTCTGATTTTCAAGGCAGGAGAGCTCTATGAACTCGGTTGCAATTCGTCCCAAGCGGTTTGCGGAGCACTGGCTGGACACTACGGCCTCGACCAGGAAACCGCATTCAGAATGGCTTCCTCTTTCGGCGACGGCACCAGTCGTCTGAGAGGAACCTGCGGGGCAGCCGACGCCCTTGTGATAATGGCGGGATTCGAGAAAGATACCAGCATACCGGGCGATACCGGAACACGCGAAGAGAACTATCGTATGGTCAGGGAACTCGTGGCGGAATTCAAACGGCGCCACGGTTCGGTATTCTGTGCCACACTGTGCGGACCGGCCGGCAAAGACCGGAAACGCTGCCGGAAGCTCGTCGAAAGCGCAGTCGAAATCTACGCCGACTACCTCGGTTGGCAGTGACCGCCCTACGGCGAGCAGCCCCGGAACGGGCCACAACGACCGCAATAATTCAAATTGTCACAACAAAAATTTCCCCTTGGATCGCCCCTGTTATTCTATCGTTGAATCGGAGGCCAAATACCGGTATGTTCAGCCTCGAAGAAGGCAAAATCATCCGGAACTTCCCAGATAAAGTCCCGGAATGACACAATACCCTGTATCAATCCAAGAAACGCCGTACCTTTATTCTGAATTTTTGAAGAACGTATTTAGCCCCAACTTAGGTAGATGCATGGTAAATGTATTCAATATACTGAACCGGTATTCGCTTTCATATTTCCATCAACCGTCCGGTCCTTCGGCCCATTGGCGTACCCCTGCCCGGACGCACGATACCGGGTACACTTGTGCCGAAAACCGGCAAAACCCACACCGGTCCGTACACCGCACGGATACAGGCTGCCTCGCCGGCAAGAAGATTCACTGCCTCCGCTTCACAGGTTCCCCTTTCTGGTAATATCCGCCTGTACCAATTCTCTTACCGACTACTAACGGAATTATTCGCCATGAACAAGATACTTATTATAGAAGACGACGCCGCATACGGCCTGACCATATCGAACTGGGCAAAGAAAAACGGTTACGAACCCACGCACTGCATGACGATGGAGTTGGCCAAGAAAGAGATACTGCGGCAGAATTTCCGCATCGCCCTGACCGACCTGCGGCTCCCCGACGGCGACGGTATCATGCTGTTGGCCTGGATAAAGGACAAACGTCCCGACGTACAGGTCATCGTAATGACCAGCTATGCCGAAATACAGAGTGCCGTGTCGGCCATCAAGCTGGGTGCCTTCGACTATCTGGAGAAGCCCGTGAATCCGAGAATACTCAAGGAAAAAATCGAACAGGCCATGCAAAATGCACCGCTACCCTCGCCGCGGGTCTCCGTATCGCAGAAAAAACAGCGGGACGGGGACGGAGACGAAGACAGGGACGGAAACCGGGTCGGCAACATCGTCTACGGAGAGAGCCCGGCCTCAAAACAACTGTACGATTACATCCGGATTGTAGCCCCCACGAACATGTCGGTCCTCATCGTCGGCGAGAGCGGGACGGGCAAGGAACATGCCGCCCACATGATACACGAATACAGTCCGCGCAGTGCGGCCCCCTTCATCGCGGTAGACTGCGGCAGCCTTTCGCGGGAGCTTGCCCCCAGCGAACTGTTCGGCCACCTGAAAGGAGCATTCACATCGGCTGTCGCCAACAAGAAAGGGGTATTCGAAGTAGCGAACGGAGGTACCGTATTTCTCGATGAAGTAGGCAACCTTCCCTACGACGTACAGATACAGTTGCTGCGCGCCCTGCAGGAGCGTAAGATACGCCCGGTCGGCGCAGCCAACGACATCACTATCGACGTACGCATCATCGTTGCCACCAACGAAAATCTCGAAGCGGCCATTGCGGCCGGACGGTTTCGGGAAGACCTGTACCACCGACTCGATGAATTCATGCTGCGAATGCCTCCCCTGCGGGAACGGCACGGCGACCTGCCGCGATACGTGGAACATTTCCTGGAAAACGCCAACCAGGAACTGAATAAGAATATCAAAGGATTCAGCCGGGATGCGATGGCCGCCATGGAACATTATGCCTGGAAAGGAAACCTGCGGGAACTGCGGAATGTCGTCCGCCGTGCCGTACTCTTCGCCAGCGGAGACGAAGTGACGTTACAGAACCTCCCCTCCTCCATGCTGGAATCGATAGCCCGGAGCGACACTCCGGTCCATGTCTGAAAGAAAGACTGTCCCCTTCCCAACGGACGGTCTTCGGGCGGTTTTTCGGAACGCCCGACCGTCCTCAGGAAGCCGGATATTCCCGTTCGATAAGGTTCAGCACCTCCTTTGCGAGTTCGAGCAGGCGGTGCATCTCTTCCCTCCAACCGGGATAGTCTTCCGCCGGACGACCGCGCATGGAGTCCATCTTTTTCAGTAAATCCCCGGCCTCTACGGCCCCTATCTGAAGAAACATGGGGAGCATCTTGTGGCATAACGCCTGCGCCCGCCCGAAATCCTGCTCCTCCGTCGCCCTCTCAAGCGCTGCCATATTCTCCCGAGTGGCTGTCCGGAAACTCTCCAATACCTCTTGGACAGCCGCCCGGTCACCGCCGAGCATCTCTTCGAGGGCAGCGAATCCCACTCCCTCCTTTGCAGAAGAGGACTCCGCCTTCCCGGAGCCGACCGCTCCGAACAGCCGGGAAAGGGCCGACATGGAGACCGGCTTGCAGAGATAATGGCTGAACCCCAGTCTGCGGGCCCGGTCGAGTCCGAAATTCCCCCTTCCCGTCATGACGATTACCGGTACCGAAAAGCCGGCATCCCGTGTCCGGGCAAGCACGCTTCCCCCGGAAAAGGTTCCCATCTCCATATCGGTCAGGATAGCATCATACAGGGTATCCGCAAACAAGGCCCGTTCAAACTCCGTCCACGTATTGCACGGCGTAACGTCATGCCCCAACCGGTGCAGCATATCTTCCAGCAGGAGAAGGATGGAC
Proteins encoded:
- a CDS encoding BaiN/RdsA family NAD(P)/FAD-dependent oxidoreductase, with product MWTRGYLCVKLDGHMEYDLIIIGGGAAGLMAAGTAASAGAKVVLLEKMEKPARKVRITGKGRCNLTNIRPAEEFLAKIQANQEFFAPAYAEFDNRALVKFFERLGVRLSTEQGGRVFPKSGKAWDIAEALVEWCREAGVEIICHAAVCEILLLGNRVRGVNYKTKKGFLRRAEAPAVVLCTGGASYPATGSTGDGYALAHALGHTIEPIRPSLVPLETSMPDREFLYGLHLRNISAKLLLDGTAVAEEFGEMSFSPRGVEGAVVLRMSRTAVDALIEGHRVELSVDLKPALDEATLRERIGRETGELGPEAPMADLLRRLVPKELVMPIAKAVGGHPKRLLRQAAPEMAETLIRTLKDFRIPVSDYRPFEEAIVTAGGITVSEVNPATMESRLVRGLYFAGEVLDLDANTGGYNLQIAFSTGRLAGRLKHEE
- a CDS encoding cob(I)yrinic acid a,c-diamide adenosyltransferase encodes the protein MKIYTKGGDQGSTSLIGGERVPKYDVRVEAYGSIDELSAQTAMLRDMLNGEDVTQFDDDLIVISRLLMHTESLMALGHGSEDKVKDLNGADIGFLEKRIDEISAVLPPIERFTLPGGHIVVSQAHICRTVCRRAERQACRAAAQYPISSNALMFLNRLSDYFYVLGRRLAMLLGAEEILWEP
- a CDS encoding DUF2795 domain-containing protein, with product MYWTLELASKLEDAPWPATKDELIDYAVRSGAPLEVIENLNEIEDEGDIYESIEDIWPDYPSKDDFFFNEEEY
- a CDS encoding glycosyltransferase family protein, producing MDTSRLQSLNYRIVISDRLFTIDYANLGYHLTLPNGIDAGVPVWNYCGQRKALIISRLQKDKFMRLCAAIEFCATRNIPFEIAGMSENSSMTKRLKRRYTLRPDVFAPGAINTREFLKKNADRYLFVAGVGQVLLEAGAAGFPCLLASNKGAEYFTFLTRHNVRENYGRNLTLAHPAERHTNVRVSDIEFGQLDDYDISDAIRKNFSFSKCFEE
- a CDS encoding ferritin, producing MKFTKRLTDAFNEQIKAEMWSANLYSSMAIYFQSMGLAGCAHWMKKQAEEELEHANKLIEFGVTRGGEMKISSIDAVPGTWAEPKAVFEHVYKHECHVSELIDNLMDVAIAENDKATQEFLRWFVNEQVEEEENAQAILDKFNVFGVHGLYCVDHDLAKR
- a CDS encoding FadR/GntR family transcriptional regulator, which produces MMMENPAIRKKSLAEELAARLQEQIAAGIFGIGEKLPPEPELMRIFGVSRSTVREAVRILSDMGLLRVRQGAGTFVVSRNAPDLMTQRLKRADIRELDEVRRILEAAIVEKAAERYTEQDAFRMKAYLSERKEAAETGRLEQCIDADVNFHATIAEATHNEILSGLYRATAIHLRDGFKRIYADTGYLLASQPSHDRLAAFILAHDTRNALKTIRIILEEP
- a CDS encoding MFS transporter → MNPATRHLSAPACAPTGSATVYPILFMVSTAHLLNDMMQSVIPAVYPLLKDNFGFTFTQIGIITLVFQMTSSLLQPLMGRYADLHPRPYSLAVGMCFTLTGLLTLATAHGFLSILLAVALIGWGSSVFHPESSRVAQLASGGRKGLAQSIFQVGGNAGSAMGPLLAALIVIPFGQTSIGWFALAALLAILLLKRIGDWYKGELAAAPYRTAATASRPYELPKRKVRTAMVILTVLVFSKYFYIACMTNYFTFFLMDKFAVSVQDAQYCLFGFLAASAAGTVIGGPLGDRFGRKYVIWGSILGAAPFALLLPYANLSGTIALAVIIGFVISSAFSAILVYATDLMPGKVGLVSGIFFGLMFGLGGIGSAFFGWLADRTNIEFIFRVSTLLPLLGVITGFLPNIEKRRKP
- a CDS encoding methylated-DNA--[protein]-cysteine S-methyltransferase — its product is MHYTCRYQSPLGGIMIAADSEGLTGLWFDGQKYFAATLSPACESRPLPLFEETRRWLDLYFSGKNPGYLPPLHLTGTPFRMAVWEILCSIPYGQTVTYGEIARKVARQNGKTALSAQAVGNAVGHNPVSIIVPCHRVIGSNGSLTGYAGGIARKTALLTLEQADLTGTFVPRKGTAL
- a CDS encoding helix-turn-helix domain-containing protein, with the protein product MPIGTEPTYLAEGMVGLCTGGSAVIELFDYSSRVYCDDMVVILPLQFASLHDRSADFSMRFFKVDRVLFMDIMSGVCRMTPDFYFYMRKHFCFHFTENEVRRYNLWCDSLNFRMEHKKPAYRRETSIHLLRSFFWDLYVDYRENPQVHKLYNFTHKEQIIFNFSMLIAEYYKTAREVSFYADKLCITPKYLTLIATQVTGRSARQCIADFVIIEMKALLRNANVDIKELVKELGFRNQSALSRYFRRQTGMSPSEYRDSIYLTTASGDQPA
- a CDS encoding C-GCAxxG-C-C family protein, with the translated sequence MKAALIFKAGELYELGCNSSQAVCGALAGHYGLDQETAFRMASSFGDGTSRLRGTCGAADALVIMAGFEKDTSIPGDTGTREENYRMVRELVAEFKRRHGSVFCATLCGPAGKDRKRCRKLVESAVEIYADYLGWQ
- a CDS encoding sigma-54-dependent transcriptional regulator codes for the protein MNKILIIEDDAAYGLTISNWAKKNGYEPTHCMTMELAKKEILRQNFRIALTDLRLPDGDGIMLLAWIKDKRPDVQVIVMTSYAEIQSAVSAIKLGAFDYLEKPVNPRILKEKIEQAMQNAPLPSPRVSVSQKKQRDGDGDEDRDGNRVGNIVYGESPASKQLYDYIRIVAPTNMSVLIVGESGTGKEHAAHMIHEYSPRSAAPFIAVDCGSLSRELAPSELFGHLKGAFTSAVANKKGVFEVANGGTVFLDEVGNLPYDVQIQLLRALQERKIRPVGAANDITIDVRIIVATNENLEAAIAAGRFREDLYHRLDEFMLRMPPLRERHGDLPRYVEHFLENANQELNKNIKGFSRDAMAAMEHYAWKGNLRELRNVVRRAVLFASGDEVTLQNLPSSMLESIARSDTPVHV